AGCGAATCCTGATGAAGGCTTGGAGCATATGCCCCTGTGCGCGCACGCGTGACCCCTATTCAAACCATGCTGGATGTTGCTAAAGCGTGGCGACCAGGGCCGCCCATGCGCCCTCGTCTATTGGCATTGGGTGACCCTCCAGGTAGTCGAGCAGGTTCGTTAGGACGTCACCGGGCGGCCGCCCGTGGGAGACGGCAGTGTCCGCTGCCGCGAACGCCCACGGCACCTGATGGGGCGCACAGGCGATCAGCAGCGCCATGCTGCGCGGGTGACTGCTGATTGGCGTGAGCCGTGCGGCCCGCAGGTTGAGTGCCCACTGCTGCGGCTCTTCAGGGTTCATCGGTGCTTCCCCCGGGTAGAGCATCGATCGTCCTGATTTGCCGCAGCTTCTCCTGCTGTGCAATGCGGTGCTTCTCGCGGGCCTCGTGGATGACCTGGACCTGGCTGTTGATCGTGATGGTCTGTTCGATCTTCTGCCGGTCGGCGTACCTGTCGGGGTCGAGAGCCTTCAAATATATCTCGCCGGCCTTGACCGCAGCGTTGGCCATCTTCGGGTCCGTACTCGTGGCGATCCGGAACAGATTCTCCTCGATCAGAGACTGCCGGTCACGGGTCAAGAACTGCGTCACGGCGTCGCCGAAGGCCGTGAACTCCTCCCGCCACCGCCACACGGTGGGCTGGCTGATGCCTGTCGCGGTGCAGGCCGCGGTCAGCGTGCCCTCAGCACGCAGCGCCCGCAGGTACTGCGCCATGCGTTCGTTTCGGGTGCGCTGCGCCGGCGTCCACGTGGCTGGGTCACCAGACTGCAGGGTCATCCGCTCCGGCTCGAGCACGGCCGTCAATTCGTGCTCCACATTCTCTCCTGCCACTCGAAGAAGGCGGTCATTTCCTTCGGCGACACCTCGCCGTACGGTCGGGGCACCATCTGCCCACCGGCGATGGGGATGAACGCGGTGAACCCGAATTCCGCTTCCATTCGCCCCACGGCCTCCAACTCATCGATGATCAGGCGTGGGACGCCTGGGCTGCTCAGATCCGTACCGCCCAGCAGGCGCTCCAAGACCGTCATCGGCGCGATCGGCTCCGCTGCTTCGACCCTGAACGTCCATGCCTCGTGTGCCCTGGCCGGCCGGATTGGTACGACAGACAGGGGCTTTCGACCGCGTTGCGCGATGATCAGTTCTCTTGCCTCAGTCTCAGTCAGCAGGTCGCCGACGTGGACACAACGCATGGCCCAGGGCAGCTCGACACTCAAGTCCGTCATGTCCGCATGGTGCAGCAGCGGGCAGAGTGCCGTGGCACGCCTCGCACATGGCGATTTTTGGCGGTGAATAGAGAGAGGGGTACTGGTAGGTACGAACCCCACCCCCGGTCGAAGGTAGGGGTGCCGGGGGGTCAGGTGACGCAGTGACGGCGGGGCCGGCCGTACTGTCGGTTATCGATGGAGACGAGACCTGACTCTGGGCTGTTTCGCTCCTATCGCCTACTCGTGGGACAGTTCACGAATCCATACATCTGCATCGGCGTAGAACGCATGGCAGACAGGAAAATAGCGGAGGGTCAAATCCATCAGATCCTCCTCGCCCTGCCCCAGCACGTGCTTCTGATAGGACGCAAGGATGGAACGGACTTCCACCACAGCGTCAGAATCCGGCATGGCTTCCACCATCCTCACCAGATCGGGAAGCTGTACGGCGTACTGATTGCGCTCCCACTGGCTGAACCCTCCCCGGCATACCTGGAAGTGAAAGTCACCGAGAATCACCGCATCCCGTTGGGCGACGGGAAGGCGGGCGAGCACGGCGTCAAAGTCCGGAGCGTCCTGTTGCTTCCATTGTTCATAGGCGTCGGCATGGAGGTCGGCCAGCGTCGGCTCAGGAGTCATAATGGCTGCAGAATATGGCTTCTGCAGACTAAGGACGGATACGACCAGGACTCCGTGCATAGGCTTGACCGAGGGCGAATACCGCTCTATATTAAAGGAATCAAGGCGACCTCTGGGTCGCCTTCTCCTTTGCCGAGCCATTCCACTGCACAGTAGGGCTAGAAAACTGCTTGAATGAGGGTGACCGGAGTGCTCAAGAGTCGCTGTGGTGCAGCGTGCTCAGCGCACCGGTTGGTGTAATGGGCTCGGGTGCCACTTCCTGCACGTTGTACGTTGCGTAGACTGCCCCTACAATCCCGAGCAGGAAAGCAAGCCACGGGATGTGGTAGTGCTGGCCGAGGCCAATCGCGGATAGCAAGACGATCGCGGTGATGTAGCAGCCTGCGGTCACGTAGGCCGTGATCTGACGAGCACGTGGAGCAGCCAGCGCCGCGAGATACACCCCGGCCATGCCGGTGGCGAAGTTGGCGAAGGCGGTAATGTACCACGCTGGCGCGCCTGGCCCGCCGAATGGTGTGAGGTTGTTCAGCAGGGTGCCGAGAAACCTCACGACTCCGTAGGTCACCAAGAACCCAAACAGGGCGGCGATGGGCACAAGCAACCAACGCATGATCACCATGTGATACCTCCAGCGTCATTGTCGATCCGCTGAGGCGTCTGAGTTGCCGCACATGCGCAGGGCACGACTCGGGGAATCGTCTACGGTGGCGAGATGATCGATGCCTCGCTGGTGCAGTCAGTCATGACCGTCATCTCGACGCTTGCAGCTGGCGTCAGCGCGAAGGCAGCGCTGGATGCGGTGCGCGAGACCAGGGCGTCCGGAGCCGAGAGCCGCGATCGCAACCGAATTGCCGAGGGTCAACGCAAGGCGATGATTCGGCCGCATGTGGTCGTGTACTTGCGACCAGGACGAACCCACAACGACTTCAGAGTAGTGACGTTGTTCGTGCATAACGTAGGACCAGGTGCTGCCCGTGCAGTTGAACTCCACCTGATTCGAGGTGCCGACTATCAAATGCCTTCTGGCCACCCCTTACAGGAGTGGGGCGCATTCCAGGCGGGTGTCAATGTGCTTCCTCCCGACGACGCCATTACGACGACCTTCTTCCTGCAAGGTAAGGGAGGTTTGCCAGATATCGACGTTCTGATCGAGGTTCGGTACCGGGACATTGAAGGGCAGGAGTATGAAGCTGAACGCTTTCAGCTCAACCTTGACTTCCTCAAGATGACGCTTGGACCGACGAAAACCACGTCGTCAGACGATCCCCTCCAGCGCATTGCTCGTAGCTTGGAAGGTATGGCAAAGCGGCAGTAGTCCTCTCATCTTGTACGTACATACATCTTTACGTCAGTCAGGCCGGCCAGTCAGGTACGTCGCAAGTCGTGCCCGGACTTCCGGATCGTCCTGCAAGAGCAACAGCAGGCCCTCGAGCACACGCGCTTCAGTGGCAGGGTACCCGGCACGTTTTAGGCCACGAACGTAGTCCTCAAGGACGTGCTTCGCCGGGAGGGCGATGCGGTTGCCCAGGGGGGCCTGGGGTTCACCACGTGGATGCTGGCGGAACAGGTACGGACCCGACTCTGCAGTTCTAGGCTCGACGGGCGGTGCTGCCGCTGGAGCGGCCGGCGGGGTGCTGCCCTGGTCAGTAGCTGGCTCACCAGCAACCTCATCCAGGAAGTTGAAGCGGTTGCCTGCCTTCTTCGTCATCAGCAGACCTCCAGTGCAAGGGCGAGGATGTCACTCCAGGCGGTGGCCGCCCGGTCGTCCTGCGCATCCCGGACGATCACGCCGGCGTCGTGGGCCCGCTGGTACGCGATGTACTGCCGGATGAGGGTGTTGGCCACCGTGACGCCGCGGCTCCTCAGTTCCTCCCGGACGACTTCACCGCCGCGGCCAACGGGGGGCACACGGGTGATGACCACACGGACGTTATCCATGGTCGCACCAGCCTTCTCCAGTGCCTTCCACAGGGCGAGGGTGGTTTCCAACTCGACCCCACTGACCCCCGTGGGAATGAGGACGGCGCCGGCGCTGCGGGTCAGGGTGACCATGTCGTCCAGGGCCGGGCGGCCTTCGGTGTCGAGCAGCAGGTAGCGGGTGCCTGGAGTGGGGCGCTCGCCCTCCTTCAGGATCTGGATCCCGCCGGCGCGGGTGGCCCATCGTCTGGCGGTGCCCACGATCTCGTCTGCGTCCATCAAGGCGGTAGGGCCGCGGACGGCGAGGGCTCCAGCGAGGTTCACGGCGAGGGTGCTCTTGCCGACACCGCCCTTGCTACTGGTGATCGCCACAATGGCGGTCGGTTGGGTCATGAACGTACATCTACCATGCTGGCAGGATGGATGAAATTCAGTACGTACAGCTGTACGTACGTTATGAGAGATGTACAGGCGGGGCGCAGGGTGCGTGCACCGTCCCCCAGGGACGGTGCACTGGGCATAACGTATGACCGTCCCCCGTCATCAGTCTTTCCACCGTCCCCAGTCATGCAGGCGAGAGTAGGCGAGCCCGATTCTTACAAGCCTTTCACCTAAAGCAAATTAGGTGAAAGGCTTGCCCTCACATGCCCCGTGCGCACGGCAGTTTATTCAGGGCGGTAGTCAGACCCCTGAGTCCAAAGCTTCTGGTAATGGCAGTACCGTTGTAATCAAAAACGCGGAGGATGATGGTCTTGGCTGCTTTGGCCGCCCTCACGAAGCCAGTGATACGTCCAGCAGGAAGAAAGACGGCATCACCAGTGGTACTGACACCCCACTCCACGGGGGCGCTCATATTCTGCTTGTCAAATCGGTAGACCACGGTGTATGAGTCGTCGGTGATTCCGATGTAGTCAGAAGGGTCGTAATAAATCTTGAGTCGGCCGTCCTGACACCCGAAGAACAAACTGGCATCAGCATCCTCAATACCGTCGCTGATGATGTAACTGCGATTCTCATCTGTCATGGGGTCAATTTTCGGGTAGTACGTGAAGTCGCCGAAGTGTTCAAAGCTCTGAGCGACCGCAGGTGCGGTAAGCAGCGATAGTGTGGCCGACATCAAAATTGTCTTCACTCCCGCAATTTACCGAGGGTCTTGCCACCACTCTGCCTCAGTTCAGCATCTGCCTTCATCATCTGGGGGTGAATGGGTCACGAACCAGTACATGTACGGTCGCCGTACAGATCTGCCCAGGAAACGCCGCATGAGGGCAGACTCGGCACTCGCCCCAGGTCTAGGGGCGACGCGGTTCAGGTTTTTTCAGGTGGGGCAGCCAGACTACCCATTTCTGAAGTCAGCATGGCCAGAGCCCATCTACCGCGTAATCGTGTCCAGGTAGTCGAGTTGTGCCCCCTTCACCTCAGCCTCGTGATCGATGCGCCGCTCCTCCAGTTGAATGCGTTCCTGGCTTGCTCCCCCGGCCTCAAGGAGGGCGAGCTTCTTCTTCTCGCTGGCCAGCCACGTGTCGAACCGGAGCTTTGCCACGCTGACAGTCTGCTGCGCCGTGCCCTGGCGGTACTGGTCCGCGTCCACCGCCCTGATCGGCACCAGGTAGTTGGCCGCAGCACGGGCCATGCTGGGAGCCGCGTCGGTGTACGGGCTGTCCCGGGTGCCGGTCAGGTCACGCTCGATCAGGGCGAAGCTGCCGTTCTGCATCAGGGTCAGATACGCGCGGCCCTGCGGCGTGCCGGCCAGCATGCGGGCCAGGGAGATGTCCTTGCTGCCGTCGTCGGGCAGTTTCGCGGTCGCCAGGACGCTCCGCACGAAGGCCTGCGCCCGCGGGCTGCCCGGCGCGTAGGTAGGGGCGAACTCCTGCAGAAGGGTCTTCCCGGCGATGATCAGCGCGCCCTTCGGGTTGTTGGCGTAGGCCTCGGTGAAGCCGCCGGTGCCACCATCCAGCACGTCGGCGTAGATGTTGCGTCCGAATCGGTCCTGGCCCCACTGCAGCGTCACGAGCAGGTTCACGTAGTAGGGGGGGCTGGCTGCCCCAATCTTGGTGCCTGACCAGTCAAGTAACTGCGGGATGGTGTTCGTCGGATCCCAGTTCCGCGGGTCGAGGTACAGGCGGGCGCCGCTCCGCTCGTCCAGTCCGAGGTTGATGTACCCGCCGTCCCGGGCGAGGACGCGCCGGGTAGCGTCACGTCGGTCGTTCGGGTTGTCGCTGCCCTGGGCGATGCGGTGGTACGCAGCCGCGATGCCGGGCTTGCGGAGGATGGTCACGATGGAGCGCGGGCCGCTCATGGCAATCCAGTTGAAGAAGGGCCAGTAGCGACGGACGACTCGGGCGTACGCCGGCACCAGGCGCATGTCGAGCATGACCTCGTTGGCATACTGGGCGGCCCTCCCGGGCGTGTCGCCGAGTTGCAGGCGGTGGAAGTACAGCGCTTCCCGCTGGAGGTCGCTGAGGGCACTCCGGAGCTGGAAGAAATACCCACTCCCGAAGTGGGCGAAGTCAGCTGCCACACCAGCCACGCCGGTCATGGCCGTGCGGTCGAGACCCGTCCCCCGCTCCCGGAATCTCAAGACCTTGTCGATGATTCGCTGCGTACGGGTCAGATCGGTGTCGCCGTCCAGGCGGGCGGCCAGTCGGGTCAGTTCCTCGCGGCTGGCGCCCAGGTTGCTTTCCAACTTGGCAGACTGAATTCCGGACTTCCGCATGGTGTCCAGGGCTTCAGGGGACGCCGTGGCACGGCGGATGATGCCCTCGATGACCGCGTCCGGTGTCACGCCCCACATGCCCATCTGCAGGAGCTGGCCTACCTGGTCGTTCACGATGCTGCTGGGGGTGCCGAGCATCTGTGCGTTCTTGGTGCTCCACAGCCGGTTGTAGATGTCAAGCCCACCCCGGTTCAGGATGGCCGCAGACACGGCCGTGTCCTCCACGCCGCTCGCGCCGAACAGATCGAAGTACGCCCACCAGGGCAGCACGTCACCCTTGGAGAAGTAGCCCTCAATGTCGCGGTCCATGACCTTCCACGCGGCCGGCGCTCCCGGCCGGCTGAGGGCTGTAGCGGCGTTCGTACGCATCTCCCGCTGATCCGGCGTGAGACGGTGCTCGGGGATCATCCGCAGTTCGGCGAGCTTCTTCTGGGTGATCAGTTGCCCGCTATCCCTCAGGTAGTCGCGGTAGGAGCGGAAGACGTCCTGCCGGACGATGGCGGCCGTGCGGGTGCGGACCTGCTCGTCGATCAGGCGCAGCGTGTTCACGTCCTGGGCGAAGACCTGCGTGAACTCCTGGCTCACGGCGTCCGGGTTGCGCTTCAAGCGGTCCACGAGGGTGCCCCCGCCCCGGCGGGCCTGAGTCTTCCCAGCGAAGTACTGCGCGAACTCCAAACGTTCCAGCCGGCTCATCTGACGCTCGAAGCCGCTCTCAGCCTGGCGCAGCACCTGCTGAACGTGCTTCGCGCCAGCACTGCCCAAGTCGAATGCTCGGGCGGTGCTGAGCGCGCCCTCGTACAGCGTCGCCTCGGGGTTCTCGCGGAAGAAATCGTTCAGGTGTGTCGTCACGGCCCTGGTGTCCACCGTGCGCAGGTTCGCCGCCTGCCGGTAGCGGGCGAGCTGGAGGCGGTATTGGAAGACGTCCCCACGGGTGGGCGGCGTGCCGGTCAGGGCACGCACGCGGGCGGCGTACTGGTTGCTGGCGGCCCGGGTGTCGATGCGAGAGGGTTTCACCAGCCGGTCGTAGCTGGCGAAGGCGTCACCGATGATCCAGGAGGTGTCGTCGTGCGCCGCGTGCAGGCTCTCGATTGCCGCCTGCTGGTTCGGGAAGTCGGCTTCGCTGGCCTCCCGCTGGGCCTGCTGCACCATGGCGCGCTGTGTCTCTAGCGGAGCGCCCTTGGGGTCGTACCAGTGGGGCACCTGCTCCCGGCGGGTGACGGTGCGCTCGCCGAGTTCGGTGCCCTGCCGCTGGGCGGCCAGCAGCTCGTCGTCGGTGAAGTAGCGGCTGATCGTCGGGTGGCTCAGGGGGACGGTGAGGTTCGGCCGGTCGAGGCGGATGGCACCCTGCGCGTCCCGGACGAAGCGGGCATTCCCGGCTCCGTCGATGGAGTTCAGGACGGCACGCCGGGCGCTGTCGTCGGGCAGGGCCGCCCAGTCCAGGGCGTTGGCATCCACCTGGACGGTGCGATACGTGGTGGGGATGTCCTTGGTGACGAGTCGCTCGGGGGCTGGCATGGGGAGCGCGAGGTCGCGTACGGCCGCCTGCGGGGTCCGAGTGATGGCCGGCGAGGGCAGCGCCACATACGGGTCTTCTGCCGGGCGCAGGAGGTCACGCAGCACGTCCTGCGTGGTCTTGCCGACCGCGCTCGGAGGAGTCTGAACACGGGTGCTGCTGGGCACGTCCGCGACAGGCGTGGTGGTAGCGGGCGGCTGGTATTCCCGCAGGAACTTCTGCACCTGGGCCTGTCCGTCAGCGCTCCCCCGGGCGGCCTGCACCTCAGCAAAGAAGCGGTTGGCGAAGTCGGGGAACTGGTCGCGGGTGAGGGTGACGCCCCCCTGCTTCAGGGCTGCGGCGCCGGTCAGGATCATGCTGGGCTTGCCGAGTTCCGTCGTGTCGCCGGCGAGGTACTTCGCGTACAGCGTGTCGTGCAGGGAGTCCGCAATGTCGGCGCCCATCGCGCCCATCCCTGGGGCCAGATCCTCAACCCTGTTGGTGCCAGTGGCCAGGGGTGCCACTTCAGCCGGCCGGGCGTTCTGCACATCCGGGGTGCTGCGCGGTGCCGGATCGAGCATCGTCCGCAGCACGTCGTCTGCGGTTCTGGGCTGGTCGGGCGGCGTAATGACGGGCGCCCCCGGCTCCGTAGCCGCTGCTGGAGATGTCAAATCCGACATTCGTGACGGGGTGTTCGGCGGCATGGCGGCCGCGCCGGGCGTGACGTCGCGGGCAGGGAGCTGGTTGCGGAAGAAGGACTCGAGAAGAGAGTCCGGCGTGACCCTTGCCGGTTCAGCAGCAGGTGTAACCGCAGTCACTGCGGGAGCTGGTGGTTCAGGCAGCGTGGTGACCTTCTCGACTGTGCTCGCCGGGTTTACTGGAAGCGCGCCACGTGCAGGAACGCCCACCGGTTCCACCGGCTTGGCAGGGAGGGGCGGCAACTCCTGGGCCGCCTGGTCGAGACTGCGAACAGTGACCGCCTGATCCACGGTGGACATCGCAGGGATCTCCGGCAGATCGATCAGGGTCTTGATGGTCGTGGGGATGTCCTTGCGGCCCACGTACTGCGTCATGAGGATGCCGCGGGGGCGGCCGTTCGTCGTGGTGTATCGGCCCACCAGGGGCACGAGGTCTGCGCCGGTCTGCGCCTTCTGGATCGCCTCCGTGACCTTCGGGTCGAGCACCACGGGCAGCTTGCGGGCTTGGAGGGCAGGACCCAGCGTGACCTGTCCGACGCGGTCGGCGGCCTTCACGGCGTCCACGAACGCGGGTTCGAGGTTGCGTCCGATCCTGGTGCTGATGACGCCCAGCTTCCGCAGGGCCTCAGCCGCCACTTCTGGCTTGGTCGCAGTGGTGAACACCCCGAGGAGGCGGTTCACCTCCGTGGCGTCACTGGTCTTCAGGCCTTTGGTAAGGGCCATGACGACGTCAGAGTCCACCTGTGCCGCGGCTTTGATGGTCTGCCCGGTGCCCTCGGCGCCGAGCCGGGTGGTGGTGCGGAAGTCGTCCCGGGCCAGCTGCTCCGGGGTGTACAGGGCAGCCTTCTGGTCCGGCGTGAGGAACGCGTCCCCGATGGTGCCGCCGCCCTCCTTGCGAATGGCTCCTGCCCCGGGAAACTCGGGTAATTGCTGATCGGCCAACCTGGAGAGCGCCCCCTTGGCGGCCTGCACGGGCTTGGTCTTCGATACGCCGCGTATCACAGCTGGGACACCGGTGATCTCGTCCCCTGCCTTCAACAGGGCGTCCCCCCTGGCGTTGGCCAGGCGCAGGGCTTCCCGGATGGTGGCAGCACCATCCGCGGTCTTCGCGAACTTCTCCAGGTCTGCGAGGCGGCCGGCGGTCGAGACACCCTTCACGACGAACCCGGCGCCAGTGAGGAACGTGCTGGGATCGGCGAGTACCTCGACGGCGAGGGCGGCCATCCTGTTATCGGCGTACTTCGTTCCCTTCAGCAGTTCCGCACCGGTAACCCCGCGTGCACGGGCGCCAGTCATGCCGGGCAACCCTTCGGCGAGGCCGTACGTGAGGTGTCCGCCGGCTGCCTGCAAGCCGCGCTGGAGGGGACTGCCCGCCGGGGCCTTGCCGCCGGTCACGAGATCAGTGGTGGTCGGGCCACCGCCCCGCATCTGGCCGATCACGCCCTTGGTGATGTCGCTCAGCGCCTGGAGGGGTTGCAGGGCCCACGCGATGCCGGCCATGGTGCGGTCGCTCGCCTGCGCGCGGGCGATGGCGTTCGCCTCGTCCGCCGTAAGGGTCTGCCCGGCCTTGAGTTTGGCGACGGCCTGATGGAAGAGCTTCGCGTCCATGGTGCCCGGCGCGGCATTCAGGGCAGGAGTGCTCTGGGTGGTCGGAATGCCCGCGGCCGCCGCGAAGTCGGGAGTGCCGTCCTTCGTCTTGGGAATACCGGCCGCCGCGGCGAAGTCGAAGCCGCCGCTCACTTCTTACCTGCCTTCGCCTTGTAGCCGTCGATGAGGGCGAGCACCTGGTCCTGCGTGTACCCGGCCTTCACCAGCTCGCCGCCGTAGGTGTTCACCGCGTTCCCGTCGCCGTTGATGATGGCCGCCTGGAGGCCGGCCTCCAACTGAGCATTGGGTTTGGGCGCTGGAGAGCTCGATTTCGCTGGTGTTGGTGTGGTCGGCCTGGGCGTCGCGGCCTGCGGCGAGCCAGCGACCTCGAAGTGGTACATGTCCACGAATGGCTTCCCGTCGGCCGTCTTGAAGGTGCCGCCCCACCGCAGCCCGAACTTCGGCGCCTGGGCGCCCAGGGCCTTCCACGCGGCTTGGGCGCGGGGGTCGGTGCCGGGGAGCACCTTGCCGGTCTTGGGGTCCATCCACGAGATGTCCACGGCATCGCCGTCCTCGTGGTTGCTCTCGCCGGGCTTCGCGTTCGTGACGATGTCGCCCAGGGGCCTGGCCTTACTGGCGTTCGGGCCGGGCACCGTGCGGCCCTTGGCGTACAGCGCCGCCTGCTCGTCGGCCGTGCGGGTGCCCTGCGTAATGATCGGGACGAGACCGGCCGGCGCCTTGAACCCGCCCAGCATCGTGTCCATGCGGCTCACCAGGGTGGGGCTGACACTCGTCAGGGTCACCCCTGGGGTGGTCTGGAGCGTCTTGAACGGGCTGGGCTGCGTCTCACCGGTGTGGGTGCCTGGCGTGGAACGGTCTAGGTTCCCGAAGCTGGTGGTGACGTAGTCGTCGCCCTTCTGACGGTAATCCTGGGCCATCTTCATGGCGTGGTCGCGTCCATCGACGGCGTTCTTGTACGCAGGGTCGGCGAGCAGCCCTTCGCGGTTCACGCTGCCGGACGCACCGGTGTACTGCTTCACCAGTCCATCGACCGTCGTCTGGTAGCGCTGCGCCGCCATGAGGGCGTTTCGCATTGGGGTGTAGTACTTCGTGTCGGCCGTTGACTTGATGACGCCGATGGGATCGGCGGCCTTGGCCTTCTCGACCTCAGGCCGGTACATGGGGTCACCGGGCGTCTGGGTGCGCGTCAGGGCGGTACGGGCCCCAATGTTCTGCACCTGGGCCATGTCCACCGCGTACCCACCCT
This portion of the Deinococcus metalli genome encodes:
- a CDS encoding helix-turn-helix domain-containing protein, producing the protein MEHELTAVLEPERMTLQSGDPATWTPAQRTRNERMAQYLRALRAEGTLTAACTATGISQPTVWRWREEFTAFGDAVTQFLTRDRQSLIEENLFRIATSTDPKMANAAVKAGEIYLKALDPDRYADRQKIEQTITINSQVQVIHEAREKHRIAQQEKLRQIRTIDALPGGSTDEP
- a CDS encoding DMP19 family protein, coding for MTPEPTLADLHADAYEQWKQQDAPDFDAVLARLPVAQRDAVILGDFHFQVCRGGFSQWERNQYAVQLPDLVRMVEAMPDSDAVVEVRSILASYQKHVLGQGEEDLMDLTLRYFPVCHAFYADADVWIRELSHE
- a CDS encoding ParA family protein; translation: MTQPTAIVAITSSKGGVGKSTLAVNLAGALAVRGPTALMDADEIVGTARRWATRAGGIQILKEGERPTPGTRYLLLDTEGRPALDDMVTLTRSAGAVLIPTGVSGVELETTLALWKALEKAGATMDNVRVVITRVPPVGRGGEVVREELRSRGVTVANTLIRQYIAYQRAHDAGVIVRDAQDDRAATAWSDILALALEVC